Genomic window (Clostridia bacterium):
GGTCGTAGCGCAGCTTCTCCTCCGCGTCCGTGGAGTAGGCCGCCATGACCTGCGCGAGGCCCGTCAGCCCCGGCCGCACGTTGTGCCGGAGGCGGTAGTGGGGCAACTCCGCCTCGAACGCCCGCACGAACTCCGGCCGCTCGGGGCGCGGCCCGACGAGGCTCATGTCGCCGCGCAGCACGTTCCACACCTGCGGAAGCTCGTCGAGGCGCAGGGCCCGCAGCCAGCGGCCGACGGGCGTGACGCGCGGGTCGTCGGCCGTGGCGAGGGTGGGCCCCGTCTCGGCCTCGGCGTCGACGCGCATGGTGCGGAGCTTGTAGATCGTGAACGGCCGGCCGTGCAGCCCCACGCGCGTCTGGCGGTACAGGGCCGGCCCGGGCGACGTGAGCATGATGGCGGCGGCCGCGAGCGCCACCACGGGCGCCGCCGCCACGCCGAGCACGAGCGCGCCGGCGATGTCGACGAGCCGCTTCAGCCAGGCGTAGTCCGGCGGGATCTCCGGCGGGCGGGCGCCGATGACGGGCAGGTCGCCCACGCGGGTCGTCTGGCTGCGGAGCATGAGGATGTCGTAGAGGGACGGCACGGCGTAGAACTGCCGCCCGTGGGCGAGCGCCCACGATTGTGCGGCGACGCGCGCTTCAGGCGAGGCGTGCGGCCCGACGAAGACGGCGTCCGCGTCCGGTCCGGTGGCGGGATGGCCGCCTGCCGGCGTGAGCGGGGTCGCGAACGCCTCGACCGCCTCGGCGGAGGCGAGCGCCGTGACGTGCGCCGCGCCGAACGAGCGGCGCACGAGGCGCGCGAGCGCCGCGGCGTCGCCGGCGGTTGCGCCGACGACGACGAACCGCCGCTCCCGGAACGCGCGCCGCGCGGCCGCGATCCACGGCCAGCGCGCGGCGCCGATGAGCGCGAACTCGATGGGCGCGGCGATGAGGAAGACGCTGCGCGGGAACGCCGGCGCGCCGAACAGGTACGGCAGGGCGAGACCGAGCGCCGTGGCCATCGTGACCGCGAGCGCGAGGGAGGCGTAGGTGTCGAACGGCTCGCGGTGGAGGTCGCGGTGCGTCTCGTACGTGGTGAGCAGCAGCACGCCGATCAGCGCGAGGAGCGGCCCGAGGACCGGGAAGGGCACGAAGTTGCGGTGCGGGATGGCGCCGTGGAAGCGCAGGTAGTACGCGAGCAAATACGCGACGAGGATGAGGAGGAAGTCCGTCGCCACGATCAAGGCTTGCCGCGTCCGCGGCGACATGCGCGTTCCCTCCCTTCCCTCCGGCGCCCGTGCCCGCCGGCCTTCGTCACGAGGCGGGACCGGCCGGCGGCGGCCCCGTCAGGCCCGGGCCCGCGCCCGGAACCAGGCGACCGTGCGGCGCAGCCCTTCGTCCAGGTCAACGTCCGCCGTCCAGCCGAGCTCCGCGCGGGCCTTGGAGGCGTCGAGCCGGTTCGAGCGCAGGTCGCCGGGTCGGGGCGGGCCGTATTGCGGCTCCGCCGCGGGGTCGGTGAGCTCGCGCAGCCGCGCGAACAGCTCGTTCACGTCCGTGCCGGTCCCCGTGCCGATGTTGTACGCCCCGCCGGCTGCGCCTCGCTCCAGCGCCAGCACGTTCGCCCGCGCGACGTCCTCCACGTACACGTAGTCCCGCACGTAGCGCCCGTCGCCGTTGATGACGCAGGGCTCTCCGCGCAGCAGCCGCTCCGTGAAGATGGCCACGACGCCCGCCTCGCCGTGCGGGTCCTGGCGCGGCCCGTACACGTTTGCGTATCGCAAGGATACCGCGTGCAGGCCGTGCTGGCGGTGGAAAAAGCGGACATACGCCTCGCCCGCCATCTTGCTGATGCCGTAGGGCGAAATCGGGTCCGCCGGGTGCGTCTCGGGCGCCGGCTCGTCGACGTCGCCATAGAGGACGCCGCCGGAGGAGGCGAAGACAAAGCGCTCCGTTCCGATTTCCACGCTCGCCTCAAGGACGTTCAGGAGGCCGATCAGGTTCACCTCGGCGTCGTAGCGGGGCTCGCGCGTGGACCGGCTGACGGACACTTGCGCGGCCTGGTGGGAGACCCACTCCGGCCGGACTTCGGCGAACACGGAGCGGACGAAGGCGGCGTCGCGGATGTCCCCTTCGTAGACGGTGACGCGGCCGGGGACG
Coding sequences:
- a CDS encoding sugar transferase, which translates into the protein MSPRTRQALIVATDFLLILVAYLLAYYLRFHGAIPHRNFVPFPVLGPLLALIGVLLLTTYETHRDLHREPFDTYASLALAVTMATALGLALPYLFGAPAFPRSVFLIAAPIEFALIGAARWPWIAAARRAFRERRFVVVGATAGDAAALARLVRRSFGAAHVTALASAEAVEAFATPLTPAGGHPATGPDADAVFVGPHASPEARVAAQSWALAHGRQFYAVPSLYDILMLRSQTTRVGDLPVIGARPPEIPPDYAWLKRLVDIAGALVLGVAAAPVVALAAAAIMLTSPGPALYRQTRVGLHGRPFTIYKLRTMRVDAEAETGPTLATADDPRVTPVGRWLRALRLDELPQVWNVLRGDMSLVGPRPERPEFVRAFEAELPHYRLRHNVRPGLTGLAQVMAAYSTDAEEKLRYDLTYIVQASPLLDLKILFLTVRAVLLPGRAGAFPSWAREAAEPVVKSVNR
- a CDS encoding SDR family oxidoreductase, with the protein product MPKRTLVIGGAGFIGSHVCDALLAAGHEVAVLDDFSTGRRANVPGRVTVYEGDIRDAAFVRSVFAEVRPEWVSHQAAQVSVSRSTREPRYDAEVNLIGLLNVLEASVEIGTERFVFASSGGVLYGDVDEPAPETHPADPISPYGISKMAGEAYVRFFHRQHGLHAVSLRYANVYGPRQDPHGEAGVVAIFTERLLRGEPCVINGDGRYVRDYVYVEDVARANVLALERGAAGGAYNIGTGTGTDVNELFARLRELTDPAAEPQYGPPRPGDLRSNRLDASKARAELGWTADVDLDEGLRRTVAWFRARARA